The Echinicola rosea genome has a segment encoding these proteins:
- a CDS encoding ROK family protein, with translation MRIGIDLGGTKVQIGLEENGVIVRHQKEFLTKKTDLEASLTQLKDFIRPFIAPEVTGIGIGVPSVVDTASGIVYNVTNIPAWEKVHLKDILEAEFQLPVMVNNDVNCFVLGEHRFGIGKSFRNIVGICIGTGLGAGLIVDGQLYMGHNCGAGEIGLVPYLDQNIEYYASGNFFSALYNTTALAAFHAARAGDLQACRQWEEFGHHFGKAILAVLYAYDPEAIIVGGSISKAYPLFSQSLQKTLTEFIYPESFKRLKILISENENIPMLGAAALTHLNLSV, from the coding sequence ATGAGAATAGGGATTGATTTAGGTGGTACCAAAGTTCAGATTGGCTTGGAAGAAAATGGGGTCATTGTGCGACACCAAAAGGAATTTTTGACCAAAAAGACTGACCTCGAAGCTTCTTTGACACAGCTTAAGGACTTTATCAGGCCTTTTATTGCTCCTGAGGTAACGGGCATAGGCATCGGTGTTCCTTCCGTCGTGGATACCGCCAGCGGGATCGTGTATAACGTCACCAATATTCCAGCTTGGGAGAAGGTCCATTTAAAGGATATCCTGGAAGCCGAATTCCAGCTCCCTGTAATGGTCAATAATGATGTCAACTGTTTTGTGCTGGGGGAACACCGTTTTGGCATAGGCAAGTCCTTTCGCAATATCGTGGGCATATGCATTGGTACGGGACTGGGAGCGGGCCTCATAGTGGATGGTCAGCTCTATATGGGGCATAATTGTGGCGCTGGCGAAATCGGCCTTGTCCCTTATCTCGACCAGAACATTGAATATTACGCCAGTGGAAACTTCTTCAGTGCACTTTATAACACCACTGCTCTGGCAGCCTTTCATGCTGCCAGAGCGGGCGATCTACAGGCCTGCAGGCAATGGGAAGAATTTGGACACCACTTTGGCAAAGCCATTTTGGCCGTCCTATACGCATATGATCCAGAAGCCATTATCGTTGGCGGTTCCATTTCCAAGGCATATCCCCTCTTTAGCCAATCACTTCAAAAAACATTGACAGAATTTATCTATCCCGAATCATTTAAACGGTTAAAAATATTAATTTCAGAAAACGAAAACATTCCCATGTTGGGAGCTGCTGCTTTAACCCACTTGAATTTATCAGTTTGA